The Mauremys reevesii isolate NIE-2019 linkage group 1, ASM1616193v1, whole genome shotgun sequence genome has a segment encoding these proteins:
- the WNT5B gene encoding protein Wnt-5b isoform X2 — translation MTGTRLLLTVALLCSCTQLLADANSWWSLAMNPVQRPEMYIIGAQPVCSQLPGLSPGQRKLCQLYQEHMVYIGEGAKNAIKECQYQFRQRRWNCSTVDNTSVFGRVMKIGSRETAFTYAVSAAGVVNAISRACREGELSTCGCSRTARPKDLPRDWLWGGCGDNVEYGYRFAKEFVDAREREKNYAKGSEEQARTLMNLQNNEAGRRAVYKLADVACKCHGVSGSCSLKTCWLQLADFRKVGDLLKEKYDSAAAMRISRKGKLELVNNRFNSPTQEDLVYIDPSPDYCLRNETTGSLGTQGRLCNKTSEGMDGCELMCCGRGYDQFKSIQVERCHCKFHWCCFVKCKKCTEIVDQYVCK, via the exons ATGACCGGGACGAGGCTGCTGCTCACCGTCGCtctcctctgcagctgcaccCAGCTCCTGGCGGACGCGAATTCCTGGTG GTCTTTGGCGATGAACCCAGTTCAGAGACCTGAGATGTACATTATCGGAGCCCAGCCTGTGTGCAGCCAACTCCCCGGGCTCTCCCCAGGCCAGAGGAAGCTCTGCCAGCTCTACCAGGAACACATGGTGTACATCGGAGAAGGAGCCAAAAATGCCATCAAGGAGTGCCAGTACCAGTTCCGGCAGAGGAGGTGGAACTGCAGCACGGTGGACAATACCTCTGTCTTTGGCAGGGTAATGAAAATAG GTAGTCGAGAGACCGCCTTCACCTATGCCGTTAGTGCCGCTGGGGTGGTGAACGCCATCAGCCGTGCATGCCGCGAAGGAGAGCTTTCCACCTGTGGCTGCAGCCGAACAGCCCGTCCCAAGGACTTGCCCCGAGACTGGCTATGGGGTGGCTGCGGGGATAATGTGGAGTATGGCTACCGTTTCGCCAAGGAGTTTGTGGATgccagggagagggagaagaaCTACGCAAAGGGGTCGGAGGAGCAGGCTCGCACACTCATGAACTTGCAGAACAATGAGGCTGGTCGCAGG GCTGTATACAAGCTGGCAGATGTGGCTTGCAAGTGCCATGGCGTCTCAGGTTCCTGCAGCCTCAAGACCTGCTGGTTGCAGCTGGCAGACTTCCGCAAGGTGGGTGACCTGCTGAAGGAGAAGTATGACAGTGCAGCTGCTATGAGGATCAGTCGCAAGGGCAAGCTGGAGCTGGTAAACAACCGCTTCAACTCACCTACGCAGGAGGACCTGGTCTACattgaccccagccctgactattGCCTGCGCAATGAGACCACTGGCTCACTGGGCACTCAGGGCCGGCTATGTAACAAGACCTCAGAGGGCATGGATGGCTGTGAGCTGATGTGCTGTGGCCGGGGCTATGACCAATTCAAGAGCATCCAGGTGGAGCGCTGTCACTGCAAGTTCCACTGGTGCTGCTTTGTGAAGTGTAAAAAGTGCACAGAGATTGTCGACCAGTATGTCTGTAAATGA
- the WNT5B gene encoding protein Wnt-5b isoform X1, translating into MQGALSWSLSVQGLFQGRRSREKRTMTGTRLLLTVALLCSCTQLLADANSWWSLAMNPVQRPEMYIIGAQPVCSQLPGLSPGQRKLCQLYQEHMVYIGEGAKNAIKECQYQFRQRRWNCSTVDNTSVFGRVMKIGSRETAFTYAVSAAGVVNAISRACREGELSTCGCSRTARPKDLPRDWLWGGCGDNVEYGYRFAKEFVDAREREKNYAKGSEEQARTLMNLQNNEAGRRAVYKLADVACKCHGVSGSCSLKTCWLQLADFRKVGDLLKEKYDSAAAMRISRKGKLELVNNRFNSPTQEDLVYIDPSPDYCLRNETTGSLGTQGRLCNKTSEGMDGCELMCCGRGYDQFKSIQVERCHCKFHWCCFVKCKKCTEIVDQYVCK; encoded by the exons GGAGCCTTGTCTTGGAGCCTGTCGGTTCAAGGGCTATTCCAAGGGCGCCGGAGCCGGGAAAAGCGCACTATGACCGGGACGAGGCTGCTGCTCACCGTCGCtctcctctgcagctgcaccCAGCTCCTGGCGGACGCGAATTCCTGGTG GTCTTTGGCGATGAACCCAGTTCAGAGACCTGAGATGTACATTATCGGAGCCCAGCCTGTGTGCAGCCAACTCCCCGGGCTCTCCCCAGGCCAGAGGAAGCTCTGCCAGCTCTACCAGGAACACATGGTGTACATCGGAGAAGGAGCCAAAAATGCCATCAAGGAGTGCCAGTACCAGTTCCGGCAGAGGAGGTGGAACTGCAGCACGGTGGACAATACCTCTGTCTTTGGCAGGGTAATGAAAATAG GTAGTCGAGAGACCGCCTTCACCTATGCCGTTAGTGCCGCTGGGGTGGTGAACGCCATCAGCCGTGCATGCCGCGAAGGAGAGCTTTCCACCTGTGGCTGCAGCCGAACAGCCCGTCCCAAGGACTTGCCCCGAGACTGGCTATGGGGTGGCTGCGGGGATAATGTGGAGTATGGCTACCGTTTCGCCAAGGAGTTTGTGGATgccagggagagggagaagaaCTACGCAAAGGGGTCGGAGGAGCAGGCTCGCACACTCATGAACTTGCAGAACAATGAGGCTGGTCGCAGG GCTGTATACAAGCTGGCAGATGTGGCTTGCAAGTGCCATGGCGTCTCAGGTTCCTGCAGCCTCAAGACCTGCTGGTTGCAGCTGGCAGACTTCCGCAAGGTGGGTGACCTGCTGAAGGAGAAGTATGACAGTGCAGCTGCTATGAGGATCAGTCGCAAGGGCAAGCTGGAGCTGGTAAACAACCGCTTCAACTCACCTACGCAGGAGGACCTGGTCTACattgaccccagccctgactattGCCTGCGCAATGAGACCACTGGCTCACTGGGCACTCAGGGCCGGCTATGTAACAAGACCTCAGAGGGCATGGATGGCTGTGAGCTGATGTGCTGTGGCCGGGGCTATGACCAATTCAAGAGCATCCAGGTGGAGCGCTGTCACTGCAAGTTCCACTGGTGCTGCTTTGTGAAGTGTAAAAAGTGCACAGAGATTGTCGACCAGTATGTCTGTAAATGA